A genomic region of bacterium contains the following coding sequences:
- a CDS encoding D-cysteine desulfhydrase family protein translates to MKHPTDFPRVPLAVLPTPLEPLERLGRALDMRLWMKRDDYTGLGGGGNKVRKLEFLMPEAIRQRADVIITTGGHQSNHARIVAAAARRFGMDSLLVLRGAAPNTWQGNLLLDRLLGAELDFLPYDEYLDLVAARIEARAEELRAAGRRPYVIPLGGASAEGALGYVLAVEELAEQWTRLDDRGPDYVVAAAGSAGTLAGLLVGLERVWPETRLLGISVAWPADRVRERTLELAADTRALLGWTETGAHEALILTDEHVGPRYAVPTDGGIAAIRQTAQTEGIMLDPVYTGKAMDGLIALARNGRLGRSPRVVFVHTGGMPSVFAFADALLSAESAAR, encoded by the coding sequence GTGAAGCATCCGACCGATTTTCCGCGCGTCCCGCTCGCGGTGCTGCCCACGCCGCTTGAACCGCTGGAGCGGCTCGGCCGCGCCCTCGATATGCGGCTCTGGATGAAGCGCGACGATTACACAGGGCTCGGCGGGGGCGGCAACAAGGTCCGCAAGCTCGAGTTTCTCATGCCGGAGGCGATCCGGCAACGCGCCGACGTGATCATCACGACGGGCGGCCACCAGTCGAATCACGCCCGCATCGTCGCAGCCGCGGCGCGCCGGTTCGGCATGGACTCACTGCTCGTCCTCCGGGGCGCCGCTCCGAACACCTGGCAGGGCAACCTGCTGCTCGACCGTCTGCTCGGCGCCGAACTGGACTTTCTGCCGTACGATGAATACCTGGACCTCGTCGCAGCGCGGATCGAGGCCCGCGCGGAGGAACTCCGCGCCGCGGGCCGGCGTCCGTACGTCATCCCGCTCGGCGGCGCATCGGCGGAAGGCGCGCTCGGCTACGTCCTGGCGGTGGAAGAACTGGCGGAGCAGTGGACGCGGCTCGACGATCGCGGCCCGGACTACGTCGTCGCGGCGGCCGGCTCGGCCGGAACGCTCGCGGGACTGCTCGTGGGGCTCGAGCGCGTCTGGCCGGAGACGCGGCTGCTCGGCATCAGCGTCGCGTGGCCGGCGGACCGCGTGCGCGAGCGGACGCTTGAGCTCGCCGCGGACACACGCGCACTTCTCGGATGGACGGAGACTGGCGCGCACGAAGCGCTGATCCTCACCGACGAGCACGTGGGGCCTCGGTACGCGGTGCCGACGGACGGCGGGATCGCGGCGATCCGTCAGACGGCGCAGACCGAGGGGATCATGCTGGACCCCGTCTACACGGGGAAGGCGATGGACGGGCTGATCGCGCTCGCGCGGAACGGCCGTCTCGGCCGATCGCCGCGGGTGGTCTTCGTCCATACCGGCGGCATGCCGAGCGTGTTTGCGTTCGCCGACGCCCTGCTCTCTGCGGAGTCCGCTGCCCGGTGA
- a CDS encoding cyclophilin-like fold protein, producing MSEDFLSLRVGGHTCRLRLLLDRAPNTCTSLKAVLPVQSHLVRAKFAGDEVYFMVPGAWPAENPATGVEAGDVGYYPDRQTVCIFYGGIVPFGSVGLFARVADGLDALRAVGPDLWRHGALPIRLDIEDDQ from the coding sequence ATGTCGGAAGATTTCCTAAGCCTGCGGGTCGGCGGGCACACCTGCCGGTTGCGGCTGCTGCTGGACCGTGCGCCGAATACGTGCACGTCGCTGAAAGCCGTCCTGCCGGTGCAGAGTCATCTCGTGCGCGCGAAGTTCGCCGGTGACGAGGTCTACTTCATGGTCCCCGGCGCATGGCCGGCGGAAAACCCGGCGACCGGGGTCGAGGCCGGAGACGTCGGCTATTACCCCGACCGGCAGACGGTGTGCATTTTCTACGGCGGCATCGTGCCGTTCGGCTCGGTCGGACTGTTCGCCCGAGTGGCCGACGGCCTGGATGCGCTGCGCGCCGTCGGACCGGACCTGTGGCGTCACGGCGCACTCCCAATCCGCCTCGACATCGAGGACGACCAATGA
- a CDS encoding ABC transporter permease — protein sequence MALVSFLLAAAIAAPRFGGGPTAQNLGLTLVPPGAAGHLCGTDALGRDLCARTFVGVRVSLLVSAAAAAIALVLGVTLGLVSGYYGGRADAIIMRLVDVQLAVPFVLLTLLVVAVLGPGIRNLVLVMGITGWVTYARVARGEALALREREYVSAARASGATDARILGRHMLPNMGATLLVVLTIDLARFVLLEGTMSFLGFGVQPPTPSLGALLNEGLNSIAIAWWPVMIPGLALAILLLGINLWGDWLADRLTGSPAA from the coding sequence ATGGCGCTAGTCTCGTTCCTGCTGGCCGCCGCAATCGCGGCGCCGCGGTTCGGCGGCGGACCGACCGCCCAAAACCTCGGCCTCACGCTCGTGCCGCCCGGCGCCGCGGGGCACCTGTGCGGCACCGACGCCCTGGGCCGCGACCTCTGCGCGCGGACGTTCGTCGGCGTGCGTGTCTCACTACTCGTGTCCGCGGCCGCCGCGGCGATCGCGCTGGTGCTGGGCGTCACGCTGGGGCTCGTGAGCGGCTACTATGGCGGACGGGCGGACGCGATCATCATGCGGTTGGTCGACGTGCAGCTCGCCGTGCCGTTCGTGTTGCTGACGTTGCTCGTGGTCGCGGTCCTGGGACCCGGCATTCGGAATCTGGTGTTGGTCATGGGCATCACCGGGTGGGTCACCTATGCCCGCGTGGCGCGGGGGGAGGCGCTCGCGCTGCGTGAACGCGAGTACGTCAGCGCAGCCAGGGCCTCGGGCGCGACCGACGCGCGCATTCTCGGCCGGCACATGCTGCCGAACATGGGCGCGACGCTGCTCGTCGTGCTCACGATCGACTTGGCCCGGTTCGTGCTGCTCGAAGGCACGATGAGCTTTCTGGGATTCGGCGTGCAACCCCCGACGCCGAGCCTCGGCGCGCTGCTCAACGAGGGGCTCAATTCCATCGCCATCGCGTGGTGGCCTGTCATGATCCCGGGGCTGGCACTGGCGATCTTGCTGCTCGGCATCAACCTCTGGGGCGACTGGTTGGCGGATCGCCTGACGGGTTCGCCCGCGGCATGA
- a CDS encoding ABC transporter substrate-binding protein, with translation MRRAAIRRTAVVLMVSTLPLLALWTPTTAAPAPATVTIARAAATLGMDPGFLREPGTIVDNIFDTLVIRDQTMKLTPGLATSWRLLNPTTWQFVLRRNVKFHNGGPFDANAVKFTVDRVLDPAKHSPTISYINTVTRVDVVDPYTVNVVTAQPDPLIPTRFSRYPTEIVPPAYVERVGDAGFAAHPVGTGPYAFVRWAKDDYVELAANNDYWRGAPKVKHVLFRWVPNDVDRIAALQRQEADIIEPVPVSWVATVERSPQLRVERVPHGGLTIYFGLKTDTAPLDKANVRRALAYAMDLPTIVKTILRGFATISGTQVGAFDFGYDAKITPYPYDPARAKSLLAEAGFPEGFAIDMQGTSRYLMGAEVSQAIAQEFAAVGVRAKLSVPEWTVYAQLVPVHKQAPIYMLGWGSTQTLDADAAIYPILHSDQPYSTVNMPELDRLLDDARHATDPSARLALYTKIQEFVHDQVPLLTLYQEDSLYGLDSRVAWTPRPDARIQVADIKLR, from the coding sequence ATGCGACGAGCAGCCATCCGGCGCACCGCCGTCGTTCTGATGGTTTCGACTCTCCCACTCCTCGCGCTGTGGACGCCGACCACGGCCGCGCCCGCGCCAGCGACGGTCACGATCGCCCGCGCCGCGGCGACACTCGGGATGGACCCCGGCTTTCTCCGGGAGCCGGGCACTATCGTCGACAACATCTTCGACACGCTGGTGATCCGCGACCAAACCATGAAACTGACGCCGGGGCTCGCCACCTCCTGGCGTCTCCTCAACCCGACGACGTGGCAGTTCGTGCTTCGCCGCAACGTGAAGTTCCACAACGGCGGGCCGTTCGACGCGAACGCGGTGAAGTTTACCGTGGATCGCGTCCTGGACCCGGCGAAGCACTCGCCTACGATTTCGTACATCAACACCGTGACCCGGGTGGACGTCGTCGATCCGTACACCGTGAACGTGGTCACCGCTCAGCCGGACCCGCTCATCCCGACCAGGTTCAGCCGCTATCCGACCGAAATCGTCCCGCCCGCCTACGTCGAGCGGGTGGGCGACGCCGGATTCGCCGCGCACCCGGTCGGCACCGGCCCGTACGCATTCGTCCGGTGGGCCAAGGACGACTACGTCGAGTTGGCCGCCAACAACGACTACTGGCGGGGCGCACCCAAGGTGAAGCACGTCTTGTTCCGCTGGGTCCCGAACGACGTCGACCGCATCGCGGCCCTGCAGCGGCAGGAGGCCGACATCATCGAGCCGGTGCCGGTGTCCTGGGTGGCCACGGTCGAGCGCAGCCCGCAGTTGCGCGTGGAGCGCGTGCCGCACGGCGGGCTCACGATCTACTTTGGCCTGAAGACCGACACGGCGCCGCTCGATAAGGCGAACGTCCGGCGCGCGCTCGCGTACGCGATGGATCTGCCAACGATCGTGAAAACGATCCTGCGCGGCTTCGCCACCATCAGCGGGACGCAGGTGGGCGCCTTCGACTTCGGGTACGATGCGAAGATCACACCCTATCCGTACGACCCGGCGCGTGCGAAGAGCCTCCTCGCCGAAGCGGGCTTCCCCGAAGGGTTCGCGATCGACATGCAGGGAACAAGCCGGTACCTTATGGGCGCCGAAGTGTCGCAGGCCATCGCCCAGGAGTTCGCTGCGGTCGGCGTGCGGGCGAAACTCAGCGTTCCGGAGTGGACGGTGTACGCACAACTCGTCCCGGTCCATAAGCAAGCGCCGATCTACATGCTCGGCTGGGGGAGCACGCAAACACTCGACGCCGACGCGGCAATCTACCCGATCTTGCACTCCGACCAGCCGTATTCGACGGTCAACATGCCTGAACTGGACCGGCTCTTGGACGACGCGCGGCATGCCACGGACCCGTCCGCGCGCCTCGCTCTCTACACGAAGATCCAGGAATTCGTCCACGACCAGGTGCCTCTCCTGACGCTGTACCAAGAGGATAGCCTCTATGGCCTGGACTCGAGAGTCGCCTGGACGCCGCGGCCGGACGCGCGCATCCAGGTCGCGGACATCAAGCTCCGGTAA
- a CDS encoding IclR family transcriptional regulator translates to MQRVQAVERAVMLLRYVSSTGGPVGIRECSRTLGVPRSALHRIAHTLAATGMLQTDADGRYRLGPLARGIASGFAEDHRLLRAAIREMETELKDVTSHVGRVDGGRVLVLAAREGQGPVKVSVHAGDRFYVHCTAIGKALLASLDDAEVADTVRAHGLPPRTPHTITTAAAFRRELAQVQKRGFSVTMEESTLGVASVGAPIRTGGAVPRMALSVSVPVQDVRTREALNRLAQRVLLSAERIAAAVPDFSPDGGRQAPAPADVATL, encoded by the coding sequence ATGCAGCGGGTTCAAGCCGTAGAACGGGCTGTCATGCTGCTCCGCTACGTCTCAAGCACCGGCGGGCCGGTTGGGATCCGCGAGTGTTCCCGGACGCTTGGCGTACCCCGCAGCGCCCTCCACCGCATCGCGCACACACTTGCCGCGACCGGGATGCTGCAGACCGATGCCGACGGGCGCTACCGGCTCGGTCCGCTCGCCCGTGGCATCGCCAGCGGCTTCGCCGAGGATCATCGGTTGCTGCGCGCGGCGATTCGTGAGATGGAGACGGAACTGAAGGACGTGACCTCCCATGTCGGGCGCGTCGACGGAGGACGCGTGCTGGTGTTGGCCGCCCGGGAGGGCCAAGGGCCGGTCAAGGTGAGCGTCCACGCTGGAGACCGCTTCTATGTGCACTGCACGGCCATCGGCAAGGCGCTACTCGCGTCGCTCGACGACGCGGAAGTCGCCGACACTGTGCGGGCGCACGGGCTACCGCCGCGGACGCCGCATACCATCACCACCGCGGCGGCGTTTCGCCGAGAATTGGCCCAGGTCCAGAAGCGGGGTTTTTCGGTGACCATGGAAGAGAGCACGCTGGGTGTGGCGTCGGTCGGCGCGCCGATCCGCACGGGCGGGGCGGTGCCGAGGATGGCGCTCAGCGTATCGGTGCCCGTGCAGGACGTGCGTACCCGCGAGGCGCTCAACCGCTTGGCGCAGCGCGTGCTTCTTTCCGCCGAGCGGATCGCCGCCGCAGTACCTGACTTCTCTCCGGACGGCGGACGGCAGGCGCCGGCACCGGCGGATGTTGCGACTCTCTGA
- a CDS encoding succinylglutamate desuccinylase/aspartoacylase family protein — protein MLRLSEAGLHLEPGSRAAGFLTFEAAAHAPVRIPVVAVQGRQSGPTLWVQASLHGDEVDGVVAVLRWIERASFADLRGAVLAVPVLNMPAFLAGTAAHPADGVNLNRAFGSAGDTWTERFASWLLPIIAGHADAFVDLHGGGRDLEVEHFAFCDAAHKPSRELAAASGVRYVCTAPAGHAGALYRVLAGEGIPAVLVEAGGGTAWREDAVRLHQRAVDNVLGALGMIERPSPAAPQPPPPLIERTVELHARDEAAVVRHAAVGAVVALGETVVELRTLTGEAGPSISSPLPSAVLLSVAATARLRPGGSACLLGELAS, from the coding sequence ATGTTGCGACTCTCTGAAGCGGGTCTCCATCTCGAGCCGGGGAGCCGGGCGGCCGGCTTCCTGACGTTCGAGGCCGCCGCCCATGCCCCGGTGCGAATTCCGGTCGTCGCGGTGCAGGGACGCCAGTCTGGGCCGACCCTGTGGGTCCAGGCGAGCCTGCACGGCGACGAAGTGGACGGAGTCGTGGCGGTGCTGCGGTGGATTGAGAGGGCGTCCTTCGCGGATCTACGAGGCGCCGTGCTCGCCGTTCCCGTCCTCAACATGCCCGCATTTCTGGCCGGCACCGCGGCACACCCCGCCGACGGGGTGAATCTCAACCGCGCGTTCGGCAGTGCTGGCGACACCTGGACCGAGCGGTTCGCGTCGTGGCTTCTGCCCATCATTGCAGGGCACGCCGACGCCTTCGTCGATCTCCACGGCGGCGGCAGGGATTTGGAGGTTGAGCACTTCGCGTTCTGCGACGCCGCGCACAAGCCCAGCCGGGAGCTCGCGGCGGCGTCCGGCGTTCGCTACGTCTGCACCGCCCCGGCGGGCCACGCGGGGGCACTCTACCGTGTCCTCGCTGGTGAGGGCATTCCGGCCGTTCTGGTCGAGGCGGGCGGCGGAACGGCGTGGCGTGAGGATGCGGTGCGTCTGCACCAACGCGCGGTCGACAATGTGCTGGGAGCGCTTGGGATGATCGAGCGCCCCAGCCCGGCGGCGCCCCAGCCCCCGCCTCCGCTTATCGAGCGCACGGTGGAACTTCACGCCCGGGACGAGGCCGCTGTCGTAAGACACGCCGCAGTGGGCGCCGTGGTCGCGTTGGGCGAGACGGTCGTTGAGCTGCGGACGCTGACGGGCGAGGCCGGTCCGAGTATCTCGTCCCCGCTTCCGTCCGCCGTGCTGC